A region of the Thiomicrorhabdus sp. genome:
TGAATGAGTTTTAGAACTTGCCAATTTATGGAGCGGGGTGCCCTTGTTGGCTTACCTTATTGGGCAAACAATAAGGTAAGGGGAAGCCTGAATGACAATTTAAAAGGTATATAAATATTAAAAAGGCTTCTCAATCATAGAAGATAAAAGGGTAGCATCACCTTATTCAAAGGTATATAAATATAAAAAAGGCGTCTCAACAGCTACAAACATCAATCGAGTCTGAACCCGTCGATTTTCTTATTACACGTGTTGGACTTTGGAATTGAATTCACCCGATTGACCCCATCGATTATTTTGTAAACTGAAATATTGTGAGAGTGTGTAAAATAACGTAGAATAAATAACAGTTAACTCATAATATTTATAATAAAGTTTACAGATAATGCTAATTTTTTGTATAATAATTGGCCTTGCCTGTAAAGTAAGGTGGAAAAATGTATCAAGCTATCCCATTAGAACAACCTGGTATTAAGCAAGCAGTAAAAGATAGATGGGATGAAATGGCAGAAAGCTTTGATGATGAAGATATGAAGCAAATTATTAAGGCTGATACTAGTTCTTCGTTAGAAAGTGTAAATTATAATCACGCTGTTGTTAATACAGAAGATGATGAATATGTTGCTTTAATTGGTGTTGTACATGCTGCCCCGATTAATTCGCATAAAGTTTTACATATGCAGTTAAATCCAAAATCTAATACTGCATATCTTGAGGAACAAGAAATAGGAATGATGAGTACAGCACAAGGAATCGCTGGTACTATTGTTGCTTTATCTGAACAAGGAATTATTGAACACGGAATGAGTCAAGTAAAGATATTCGGCCGTGGTCATGAAATGAAAACTTTTTTTAAACTCGTTGTCGAATGGGTTGAAAAGCATCCAATTAATGGATTTTTAGTATTTAACCAAGGTGGATGGCTCGTCATCCAGCGAACTGAGGAGTAATTCATGTCAAACTACACGCAAAAAGATGTGCACGCGAAGTTTAGTAAAGCTTTAAGCCATGCATTTGCAGAGTGTCAGAAAAAGGGCATCAATGTTAATGACTTTCAATGGTTTAAGGTAGAAAAGAAGAGTGATGCTAAAAAGCAGCGACGAAAAAAACGTGCTGCCTAGTTATTATGGTTAATAGCCCGCTTTAAGCGGGCTTTTTATTTTTGTATGTATTGAATAAATAAAAAAACCCGCTAAGGAAATCCTTGCGGGTTTTTTTATAACTTACCAGGCCAGGTATGTACAGTGGCCGTTACTGTTGTGCGAGCACAGGGTAATTCTGAAAACTTAAACTTCTAAGTAATCCAAAATCCCTTCTGCGGCTGAACGACCTTCGGCAATGGCTTCAACAACCAAACTTGAACCACGAACCATATCACCACCCGCAAAGATTTTTGGGTTAGTGGTTTGGAAAGGGTATAGAGACTTGTCAGAAGCAACTACGCCATCCCAGCTATTGACTTCAATATTGTAGTCTTTAAACCAAGCTGGAGGGTTTGGTTGGAAACCGAATGCGACGATAACTGCATCACATGGAATCACTTGTTCTGAACCTTCAACCATCTCTGCACGACGACGACCATTTTCGTCTGGCTCACCCATGCGAGTTTCGATTACCTTAATACCTTCAACTTTACCATCACCAATCACTTCAACCGGTGCTAGGTTAAACTTGAATTGAACACCTTCTTCTTTGGCGTTTTGTACTTCGGCACGTGAACCTGGCATGTTTTCTTCGTCACGACGATATACACAGTAAACCTCGTCTGCACCTTGGCGGATAGAAGTACGTGTGCAGTCCATAGTGGTATCACCACCACCTAGAACAACAACTTTTTTACCAGCCATGCTCACGAATGGTTCTGGAGATTGTTCCATACCTAGTTCGTTTTTAACGTTACCGATTAGGAAGTCTAGTGCTTTGTGAACACCTGGTAGCTCTTCACCAGGGAAACGACCTGCCATTGGCTTGTAGGTTCCCATTCCTAGGAATACAGCATCGTAATCATCAACTAATGATTGGAAAGAGATGTCTTTACCGATCTCAATGTTGCAATGGAATTCGATTCCCATACCTTCTAAGATTTCACGACGACGTACGACGATGTCTTTGTCTAACTTGAACTGAGGAATACCAAACGTCAGTAGGCCTCCGATTTCAGGTTGTTTTTCGAAGACAACAGGCTTAACACCATTACGGATTAGGATGTCAGCTGCGGCAATCCCCGCAGGGCCTGCACCAACGATGGCGACTTTTTTATCGGTCATAACTACGTCAGATAAATCAGGAGTCCAACCAGCAGCAAACGCAGTATCGGTAATGAACTTCTCGATTTGACCGATGGTGACTGAACCGAAGTTAGTATCTTCTAAAGTACAGGCCTGTTCACACAGTCTGTCTTGCGGACAAATACGGCCACACATCTCTGGCAGTGAGTTTGATTTATGTGAAATCTCAACGGCTTCCATTACGTTACCTTCCGCAACCAGTTTTAGCCAGTTTGGAATGTAGTTGTGAACAGGGCAGGCCCACTCACAGTATGGGTTACCACAATGCAGGCATCGATCTGCCTGTGCCATTGCGTCTTCCATTTTGAAAGCTGAATAGATTTCAGTAAATTCTTTGTTTCGGGTATTAGCCGCTTTCTTTTCAGGAAGCTGGCGGTTTAATTCTAAAAATTGTCTAACATTTGGCATTTTTAAATTCCTTCCAGTTTCTCTTAGTCTGCAGCTTTAACAAATAAATCGAATAGTTTATCAACACCGATTGCACGTGATTTAACTAACCAGAACTGACCAATGAATGCACTGAAGTTGTTAAGTACTTCTTGACCCCATGGGCTGTTAGTTTTGGCAACATACTCAGTGATTAGCTCTTTTAGGTAAACACGGTAAGCTTCAGTATTTTCTGTGTCAATACGGATTGCTTCTACCATTTCTGGGTTTAGGCAATCTGGTAGGTTGCGGTTTTCATCTAGGATGAATGCCATACCACCTGACATACCCGCACCAAAGTTAACACCCACTTCACCTAAACTTACAACTGTACCACCAGTCATATATTCACAACCGTGATCGCCTAGGCCTTCAACCACTGCAGTTGCGCCTGAGTTACGAACACCAAAACGCTCACCACCAGTACCGTTGGCAAATAATTTACCGCCAGTTGCACCGTATAAACAAGTGTTACCAACAATAGGCGTGTTTTTAGCGTTAAATGTGCTTCCAGCTGGTGGACGAATAACAATCTCACCACCTGCCATACCTTTACCAACGTAATCGTTAGCATCACCGTCTAGGTGAAGGTTTAAGCCATCAACGTTAAATACACCAAAAGATTGCCCGGCAATACCTGTTAGTTTTAGGGTGATTGGTGAATCTTTCATACCATCGTTACCATAACGTTCGGCAATTTCACCCGCAACACGTGCGCCGATAGAACGACCCGTGTTAACTAGTTTAAATTCAAAAGTACCACCTGATTTCGCTTCGATAGCTGGTAAAGTTTCCTTAACCATCTCTTCAGCGATATCACCGTGATCCCAAGGGTTATTGCGTTTTACTTGAACGGTATGTGGCTTATCAGCAGGGATGCCTGCATCAGTAATAAATGCCGATAAATCGATGTTTTTCTGTTTTTCAGTTAGAGGGTTATCAATCATTTTTAATAGATCAACACGACCAACTAACTCTTGTAAAGAACGTACACCTAGTTTTGCCATCCACTCACGAGTCTCTTCAGCAACAAACTTGAAGTAGTTCATAACCATTTCTGGCATACCAATAAAGTGCTCTTTACGTAAACGTTCATCTTGAGTTGCAACGCCCACTGCACAAGTATTTAAGTGACAAATACGTAGGTATTTACAGCCTAATGCAACCATTGGTACGGTACCAAAACCAAATGATTCTGCACCTAAGATAGCCGCTTTAATAACATCTAAACCAGTTTTAAGACCACCATCAGCCTGTACGATAACTTGACCACGTAAGTCGTTAGCACGTAGAACTTGGTGAGTTTCAGCTAGACCCATTTCAAACGGGTTACCAGCGTATTTAACAGATGTCATCGGTGAAGCACCTGTACCACCGTCATAACCTGAGATAGTAATAAGGTCAGCGTAAGCTTTAGCTACACCGGCTGCGATTGTACCAACACCTGGCTCAGCAACAAGTTTTACCGAAACTAAAGCGTTAGGGTTAATCTGTTTTAAATCGTAGATTAGCTGTGCTAAATCTTCGATAGAGTAAATATCGTGATGCGGAGGAGGCGAAATCAATGTTACACCAGGTACTGAGTGACGTAACTTAGCAATCGTCATGTCAACCTTGTGACCTGGAAGCTGTCCACCTTCACCCGGCTTAGCTCCCTGAGCAACTTTGATCTGAAGTACTTCAGCATTACGTAGGTAATGTGCGGTTACACCAAAACGTCCAGAAGCGATCTGCTTAATTTTAGACATTCTTTCAGTACCGTAGCGTGCTGGATCTTCTGCACCTTCACCTGAGTTAGAACGAGCACCTAAACGGTTCATTGCCGTAGCTAAAGCTTCGTGAGCTTCAGGTGATAAAGCACCAAGCGAGATACCCGCAGAGTCAAAACGTTTGTAGATAGCTTCTACTGGTTCAACTTCAGTTAACTCAACGCCTTCAATGCCATCTTTAAAAGTGAATAAATCACGAATGGTCATAGCAGGGCGATTGTTAACTAGATCACGGAACTCGTTATATTTGTTTTGATCGTTCTTTTGTACCGCTTCACGAATACTGTTAACCACTTCTGGGTTAAATGCATGGTATTCACCACCGTGAACGTACTTGAATAAACCACCTTGCTGTAACGGCTTACGTGGGTTGAATGCTTCCCACGCTAAACGACGTTGGTCTAGCTCGATGTGCTCATATTTAGTACCCTGAATACGTGAAGGCGTACCTTTAAAACACAGCTCAATGATGTCAGAACTTAAACCTACCGCTTCAAATAACTGTGAACCACGGTAAGAGGTAATGGTTGAAATACCCATCTTAGAAAGGATTTTAAATAACCCTTTATTGATTGCTTTACGGTAATTACCAATGTATTTGGTGATAGAAACATCTTTACTAAGTTCGTTAGTACGACGCATGTCTTCAATACTTTCATAAGCCAAGTATGGGAATACAGCGGTAGCACCGTAACCAAATAACACTGCAAAGTGATGAGGGTCACGAGCGGTTGCGGTTTCAACCACAATGTTTGCTTCTGTACGTAATTCTTTAGCAATTAAGTGATGGTGAACTGCACCTGTTGCCATAGCCGCAGGAATAGTAGTTTGACCATTTTCGATATCTAAATCGCTTAACACTAGAATGGTTTTACCTGCTTTTACTTCAGCTTCAGCCTGTGCACAAACTGCTTTAATGGCTGATTCTAGCCCCATTTCTTCATGGTTGTAATGAAGTGAAATTCTGCAGTTTTCATAACCTTCTACATTAACAGAAAGCAGTTGTTCCATCATTGAAGGGCTTAATACTGGAGACTGTACTTCTAAACGTTTAGCGTGGTCTGGACCTTCTTCAAACATGTTTAGCTCTTTACCAAAACAGGTATTAAGAGACATAACAATGTTTTCACGTAAAGGGTCGATTGGCGGGTTAGTAACCTGTGCAAACATCTGACGGAAGTAGTCAAAGATTGAACGTGCTTTATGAGAGAAAACAGGTAAAGGGGCATCATCACCCATAGAAACCGTTGCTTCCTGTCCATCTTCTGCTAAAACACGAATAACCGCATCACGTTCTTCAAAAGTTACTTGATAGTATTTTTGATAGATGTCTGCTTTTTTGCTATCCCAATCAAGCGTTTTTTCTTCTTGTTCAAGTTTTTCTTCGATGTGCATATAACCTTGATCCATCCATTGACGGTAAGGTTTTGCAGTTTTTAGTTGGTCATCAATATTTTCAGGCTTGATTAAGGTACCTGTTTCTAAATCAACAGCAATCACCTGGCCTGGTTTTAGACGGCCTTTTTCAACAACATCTTCAGGTGCATAGTTGTAAACACCTATTTCAGAAGCAAAGGTAATGTGACGATCTTTAGTAATTACATAACGTGTTGGGCGTAAACCGTTACGGTCAACACCACAAATCGCATATTTACCTGTGTTAAGAACCATACCAGCTGGGCCATCCCAAGGTTCCATATGCATAGAGTTGTACTCTAAGAAGGCTTTTTTATCAGCATCCATTGATGGAATGTTTTGCCAAGCAGGCGGTACTAACAGACGTAAAGCTTGGAAGATGTGCATATCGCCCATCATCAAGATTTCCATCATATTATCTAATGAGTTTGAGTCAGAGCCAGACTGAGCGACTAATGGTTTTAGTTCACCTAAATCTGGTAGCAATGGTGTTTCAAATTTCTTTTGACGAGCTAATGCCCAGTTACGGTTACCACGAATGGTATTCAATTCACCATTATGTGCCAAGAAACGGAACGGCTGAGCCAAACGCCACTGTGGAGTTGTGTTGGTTGAGAAACGCTGGTGATAAGAGATAGACGAAGACGCAAACTCATCATTTTTAAGGTCAAGATAGAACTCTGGAAGTTCTTTAGGCATGACCAAGCCTTTATAGGCTAATAACTGAGTATTTAAAGAAGCGACGTAGAAAGTGTCATCATTTGGTTCAATTTCCATCTCTGTTTTACGGCGTGCTGTAAACAGTAAACGGTTAAATTGTGCTTCATCAATATCAGCAGGGGCATTGACAAAAATTTGTTCAATAACTGGTTCCATACCTGCTGCTTGAGCACCAAGCACTTCAGAACGTACAGGAACTTTACGCCATCCAGCAACACTTAATCCTTTATTGATTAAGGTTGTTTCTAAGAACGAACGTGCAGCTTGTGCTTTATCAGCATCTTGGTTTAAGAAAATCATACCAACCGCATAAATATCAGTTAGTTCAAAACCAAGTTCTTTAGCAACAGACGTTAAAAATGCAGTAGGTTTTTTAATTAATAAACCACAACCGTCACCCGTACAACAATCGGCCGCAACTCCACCACGGTGCGTCATGTTTGCAAGTGATTCGATGGACGTTTTTACTAGCCAATGGCTTGGTTTGTCATCCATATTGGCAATCAAGCCAAAACCACAGTTCTCCTTTTCAAACTCAGGAGAATATAAGCCTGCAAGGTTAAGACCGTTTGAAGATTGTAATGGGTTCATATTCAGGTTCCTGTCTGTCAAATTTTGCACAAATAAACCCCGGTTAATCTGAGTTAACCTGTTGATGTGCAAGGGATTTGTCTCGTTTCAGCGCGTTTAAATAATAAAAATAAGAGCGGAATTATACTTTATTAGTGCAATTAGAATCAAATTTTACCATTGTTTACCCCGTGTTACGTCGCTTTTATTGTGTTGCTTGGTACATTTTGTGTTTTGCTATTTTTCAGTGATTATTAATGGTGCAAAAGGTTGCCAAAATGGGGTTGTGATCAGAGATAAGGTTTACATCAATCGCTTGTGAAGATTGTAAAGAGAGCTCTCTATAAAAGATGTGATCTAGAGGTTGTTTGAATATTGATTTTATAGGGCGATGATCGGGATATTTGACCATCTTTAGACTGAGTTTTTGGGTCGCTTCAATTAGGGTTTTAGTTCTTTTTTTGTTCCAAGTATTAAAGTCACCGCTAATAATAATGGGCCCTGTGATTTGGTCAAGATGTTGAAATAGTTTTTGCAGTTCACGATGAAAAACACTGTGAGAAACAAAGTTAATGGCGTGAATGTTTACATGTGTAAGAATCTGATTATTACTGAGTTTGTGTTGAGTGATAAGTGCGGTTTTATGAGTCGCCCAGCCAAGCTCCCGGCTCTGGGTTAGGCATTGTCTGATAGGGTTTATAATTGAGCTAGATGCGGTTAGAACGCCAAAATGATTTTTTTTGGTTTGTATATTGGGAGCGATAACAAATGAGAGGTTAAAAAAACTGATTTGTTCAGGTAAGGTTTTAGCCTCTTGAAACGATAAGATATGCGGTTCATTAGTAAACTCTGATTGAGTTAACAGCTCTTTGAGATTGCGATAAACATAGTGAGAAAAATCGGTTTTTTGTAAATTCCAAGCAAGCAGGGTAAAGCACTCAGGTAATTGATCTTGTGATGTTGGCTGTGCTTGTCGGCTAGCAATTGGGGTGTATTTGGGTTGATACATCTTAAAATTTCTTTACCATTTTTTACAAAATTGGGGCAAAAATGCGGGTTAAGTTTTCCAGCAGTCGGTGACGTTTTTTTGAGCTTGATTGATAAAGTCGCGCATCATGAGTGAGTTTTTCAATCCAAGCTTTCATTTGATTAATTATCTGCTCTGAGTAGATAAAATTAACAATTTCATGGTTAATAAACATTGAGCGATAATCTAGATTTGCTGAACCAATAATGGCACATTCATGATCAATCACCATAAGTTTTGCGTGGAGCATGGCAGATTGGTCTAAATAAATTTTACCGCCGTTTTCGTGTAATTCTCGCATATAAGAGCTACGGCCTAGGTCAAAAATTAGGTGGTCAGATTTTTGTGGGGTAATTAAGTTCACTTTAACCCCACGTTTGATAGCCACCAAAAACGCATTCATTAATGAATTGTCTGGAATAAAATATGGGCTCACTATGTCTATTGAGGTTTTGGCTACATAAATACTTTGTAACATCGCTTCAAAAAGCACGTCTTTTTCAATATCGGGCCCAGATGGAATTACTTGTATACTGGCGTTTGTATTGGAATTAATGTGATTTTTAATAGGTTGGTGATTCAGCTTTTTAAGGTCTTGTTTAGTTGAGTAGATCCAATCTTCATTAAAGATGTTTTGGTGATGAAGGGCTGTTGGCCCAGTGATTTTTAAGAGAAGGTCTTTCCATTGAAGGTTGGTTTGATTGTTATCATCCGATGTTAAATAGTCACTAGAAATATTCATTCCACCTGTGAGTAGAGTTTGGCTGTCAAACAGGTAGATTTTTCGGTGATTTCTAAGATTAATTTGGCTATTAAGTGCAGATTTAAAAATAGGTTGAAAAAATGCATACTGTCCACCAGCTTGAATAAGTGGTTGTAGTGGTTTTGAGTTGCGATAAAGTGAAAAAGAGCCAATAGCATCCATTAATAAACAGACTTCTAATCCCTCTTTAGCTCTTTTGATTAAGGCGTTTAAAATTGCCAGGCTGGTATTGTCTAATTCAAAAATATAGGTTTGTATATGAATGCAAGTTTTAGCATTTTCAATCTCATATATAAAGGAATTGTAGGCATCAACAGGATTTAAAAATGCTTGAATAGTATTGTTTTGCGATGCACTAGGAAGACCGTTGGCATTAAGAATATTGTTAATGCTTTTGCCTAATTCTGATTTTGGCGATTCTTCGGCAATAGAGTGCAGATTGATAATGGGTTTTTTGCTTTTAGTAAAGAATTTTCGAGACCCTAAAATGGCATAAAAAAGAAGACCAATGACTGGTAAAAGCAAGATGGTTAGGAGCCAGGCCATAAGATTTTGCGGTGAACGTCTTTGGTAGAGTATCTGCAAAATAGCGGTAATCACGAGAAGTGTATAAAGAAAATAAAGCCAAATAGAGAAATGATCTAGTTCATTGACTACAGGCATTTGGGGCTCCAATGGTTTACTAATTAGAGCTTAGAATAAGATGAAAATGGTAAATAGTCCATAGAGAAATGGTGAACTATTTTGTAGCAAAATTTAGGGAAGGGTTTTACGGGTAAAGTAGAAATGACCAGGCCTGGTAAATTGATAACTTACCAGGCCTGGTTATTTTAAAAAGAGATGTTTAAAGATTGGATGTTACTTCTTACGAAGTGAAATTCCTGTCATCTCTTCTGGTTGTTTGATCTCCATTAAGTCTAGAAGTGTTGGCATTACGTCTGGTAATGAACCGCCTTCTCTTAATTCAAGCTCTTTAGGGCCAAAATAAACTAATGGAACAGGGCAGGTTGTGTGAGAAGTTAATGGCTTGCCTGTTTCAGGGTCAACTAACATCTCAATATTACCGTGGTCGGCTGTAACAACAACTTGTCCATTGGCTTTTTCAATCGCTTCAAGAATTCGACCTAAAGCTGTATCTACGGCTTCTACTGCTTTAATACAAGCATCAAAGTTACCCGTATGCCCAACCATGTCTGGGTTGGCGATATTACAAATAAAGGTGTCATATTTACCTGACTCAATCGCTTCAACTAGCTTATCAGTTAGTTCAACCACACTCATTTCAGGCTGTAAATCATAGGTACGAACCTGAGGAGATGGTACTAAGATTCTATCTTCGCCTAAATAAGGTGCTTCAACACCACCATTTAAGAAGAAAGTAACGTGTGCATATTTTTCTGTTTCAGCAATGCGTAGTTGACGCAATTTGTTTTTGGCGATGACTTCACCAAAAGTGTTAATCAACTTGGTTGGACGAAACGCGATCGTTGCACCAAAGTTTTCAAAGTTCTTGTTGTATTCAGTTAGGGTCACAAACGCAGATAAAATAGGAGTTTTGCAACGATGAAACTCACCAAAATCAGGCATAATAAAAGCACTAGTTACTTGACGAGCACGGTCAGAGCGGTAGTTCATAAAGATAATTGAATCACCGTCTTTTACTTTGCTCTTTTTGCCTTTTTTATTCAAGATTGCAGTTGCTTGTACAAATTCGTCAGTCTCGTTACGTGCATAAGCCATTTCAATTGCTTCTTGTGCGGTTTCAGCTTTAAATTTAGCTTCACCACAACAGATTAAATCGTAAGCTTCTTGAATACGTTCCCAGCGGTTGTCACGGTCTAAAGCGTAAAAACGGCCAATTACTGATGCAATTGTGCAGTTCCCACCAATCTCTTTAATATGTGCTTCAATTTCTGCAATATACTCTAAAGCACTTTGAGGGGCAGTATCACGACCGTCTGTAAAGATATGTAAAAACGTTTTAGCGCCACGATCAACGGCTAGAGATAGAGCGGCTTTAATGTGGTTAATGTGAGAGTGAACACCGCCATCAGAAAGTAAACCTAAAATATGAACCGAACGCTCACGTTCCGTTGCTTTGTCAATAGCACTTAATAGGGCGTTGTTATTAAAGAAACGACCATCGTCGATATCTTTTTGAATGCGGGTTAGCTCTTGGTAAACTACGCGTCCAGCTCCTAGGTTCATGTGACCTACTTCTGAATTACCCATTTGGCCGTGTGGTAAACCAACATCTAATCCTGAGGTACTAATTAAAGTATCTGGATGATTAGCTACTAATTTATCCCAGTTTGGGGTGTTGGCCTGGGCAATTGCGTTGTCTTGGCGTTCTTCTCTATGGCCCCAACCATCAAGGATGATTAAGCCAGTAGGACGGTTTTTAATTTTAATCTTTGATTTTAAATCCTGAGACATTTGTTTTTACCATATAAATAATTAGTCAATTCGGTTTATTGTATCGACTTTCGCTGTTAAAATCATTAGGTTTAAAAATTAGCTTACTAAGGGAATGTAAATGTTTAATGAATTCTTTCAAGAGCAGTGGCCATTATTTGTTGCTGCTTTTGTTATCACAATTATGCTTATCTATAGTTATGTAGGCGATAAACTTGCTGGCTATAAATCAGTAAACTCTGATGCAGCAACACGTCTTTATAATGATGACGCTTTTGTTTTAGATGTGCGTACAGCGGGTGAATATAGAGAGGGTTACATTGGTAATGCAACCAATATTTCATCGACTGAAATTAGCTCAAAAATGGGGCTTTTGCCTAAAGATAAAGATGCACCTATTTTAGTGTATTGCTTATCAGGAGCACGTTCGGCTAGAGCTGCTGGTGCCATTGCTAAAGCTGGTTATACCAACGTAAATAACTTATCTGGTGGTATCAATGCTTGGAAAGCTGCGGGTTTACCGGTAGGTCGTGAGAAGTCGAAAAAAAACAAAAAAAAGTAAAACAGGCAAATCAGAAGACAGCTTCTAGAAAAGTTGTGACTGATGATTTGCCAGTAGAGGATAAAAAGATGTCAGAAGTTGTTATTTATTGTACTGCTACTTGCCCGTTCTGCATGATGGCAAAACGTTTGTTCGATGCTAAAGGCGTTGAATATAAATCTATTGATATAGGTGGTGATGCTCAGAAGTGGGCAGAGTTAGAAGCAAAAACGGGTAGAAATACGGTTCCACAAGTATTTATTGGCGATCACCATATTGGTGGTTTTGATGACCTTTCGGCTGCCGATAAACGTGGCGAAATTGATCCGCTTTTACAAGCATAAATTTAAACCTAAGATAAAAATATAATAGGAATCAAAATGTCTGAAGCACCAGAACAAGCCTTTGTAATTCAAAAAATTTACACTAAAGATATCTCATTCGAATCACCAAATACTCCAGAATTATTTGCTACAGAGTTTCAACCAGCACTGGCTATGGATTTAAATGTTGAAAGCAAACATTTAGAAGGTGATATTTATCATGTAATTTTGCGTGTAACAGCAACGACTAAGGTTGAAGATAAAACGGCATTTTTATGTGAAGTTGAGCAGGCTGGTATTTTCACACTTGCAGGTTTCAACGATGCTGAACTTTCTTACATGTTAGGTGTTCAGTGTCCTACTGCTTTGTTTCCTTATGCTCGTGAAACGGTTTCAGATTTAGTTGCAAGAGGTGGGTTCCCACAATTATTGTTAGAACCAGTAAATTTTGAAGCAATTTATCACCAGCACATGCAACAAGCTCAGGCAGACGCCGAAACGAATGCAGAAGCTAATACGGCAGCTAATGCCACACAGCAATAAGCACTTTAGAAAGTTATTGTTTTGAATAAAGCTACCAATATTGCGGTTTTAGGTGCTGGGGCATGGGGAACAGCATTAGCTATTCACTTGGCTAAAGTGGGGCACACCGTTAATTTATGGACTCATCGCCAAGAGCAAGCTATTGAGCTTATGTCTGCTAGAGAAAATGCTAGGTATTTACCCGGCATTCTTTTTCCAGCGAACTTAAACCCTATTGGCAACTTGGCAGAAGCCTTAGCGAGTGTTGACGCGATTCTTTTAGTTGTACCTAGTAATGCTTTTAGAGAAACTCTAATCGCTGTTAAGAGTCAGTTAAAAGAGAGAGACATTCATTTGGCTTGGGCAACAAAGGGGTTTGAGCCTACCACCCAAAAGCTATTGCACGAAGTGGCTTTTGAGGTAATGGGTGAAGATCCACAGGTGGCTGTGTTATCAGGCCCAACCTTTGCCAATGAGGTGGCGAAAGGTTTGCCTACGGCTATGGTAAGTGCCTCTAACAAAGAGACAGAAGCTCAATATTGGGCAAACTTATTTCATAATGATTCTTTTAGAATGTACACCCAATCCGATATGGTGGGGGTAGAAGTAGGCGGTGCTTATAAAAATATTATGGCCATCGCTACGGGTGTAAGCGATGGCTTGCACATGGGAGCAAACGCTCGTGCAGCATTAGTGTCGCGTGGAATGGTTGAGATGATGCGTCTTAGTCAGGCTTTGGGTGGGCACACTGAAACCATGATGGGGTTAGCGGGTTTAGGTGATTTGGTCTTAACCTGTACCGATGATTTATCTCGTAACCGCCGTTTTGGATTTGGTTTAGCTAGCGGTAACCTCTCTTCAGAACAAGTGATGAATGAGATTGGTCAGGTCGTTGAAGGTGTTAAAGCGGTAAAAACGGTTAAGTTGATTGCAGATAAATTGAGTTTAGATTTACCTATAATGGAGCAAGTTTACCT
Encoded here:
- the grxC gene encoding glutaredoxin 3, producing MSEVVIYCTATCPFCMMAKRLFDAKGVEYKSIDIGGDAQKWAELEAKTGRNTVPQVFIGDHHIGGFDDLSAADKRGEIDPLLQA
- the gpmI gene encoding 2,3-bisphosphoglycerate-independent phosphoglycerate mutase translates to MSQDLKSKIKIKNRPTGLIILDGWGHREERQDNAIAQANTPNWDKLVANHPDTLISTSGLDVGLPHGQMGNSEVGHMNLGAGRVVYQELTRIQKDIDDGRFFNNNALLSAIDKATERERSVHILGLLSDGGVHSHINHIKAALSLAVDRGAKTFLHIFTDGRDTAPQSALEYIAEIEAHIKEIGGNCTIASVIGRFYALDRDNRWERIQEAYDLICCGEAKFKAETAQEAIEMAYARNETDEFVQATAILNKKGKKSKVKDGDSIIFMNYRSDRARQVTSAFIMPDFGEFHRCKTPILSAFVTLTEYNKNFENFGATIAFRPTKLINTFGEVIAKNKLRQLRIAETEKYAHVTFFLNGGVEAPYLGEDRILVPSPQVRTYDLQPEMSVVELTDKLVEAIESGKYDTFICNIANPDMVGHTGNFDACIKAVEAVDTALGRILEAIEKANGQVVVTADHGNIEMLVDPETGKPLTSHTTCPVPLVYFGPKELELREGGSLPDVMPTLLDLMEIKQPEEMTGISLRKK
- a CDS encoding NAD(P)H-dependent glycerol-3-phosphate dehydrogenase gives rise to the protein MNKATNIAVLGAGAWGTALAIHLAKVGHTVNLWTHRQEQAIELMSARENARYLPGILFPANLNPIGNLAEALASVDAILLVVPSNAFRETLIAVKSQLKERDIHLAWATKGFEPTTQKLLHEVAFEVMGEDPQVAVLSGPTFANEVAKGLPTAMVSASNKETEAQYWANLFHNDSFRMYTQSDMVGVEVGGAYKNIMAIATGVSDGLHMGANARAALVSRGMVEMMRLSQALGGHTETMMGLAGLGDLVLTCTDDLSRNRRFGFGLASGNLSSEQVMNEIGQVVEGVKAVKTVKLIADKLSLDLPIMEQVYLLVNADISPKQAVHALMSRSGKSE
- a CDS encoding rhodanese-like domain-containing protein; protein product: MFNEFFQEQWPLFVAAFVITIMLIYSYVGDKLAGYKSVNSDAATRLYNDDAFVLDVRTAGEYREGYIGNATNISSTEISSKMGLLPKDKDAPILVYCLSGARSARAAGAIAKAGYTNVNNLSGGINAWKAAGLPVGREKSKKNKKK
- the cls gene encoding cardiolipin synthase, encoding MPVVNELDHFSIWLYFLYTLLVITAILQILYQRRSPQNLMAWLLTILLLPVIGLLFYAILGSRKFFTKSKKPIINLHSIAEESPKSELGKSINNILNANGLPSASQNNTIQAFLNPVDAYNSFIYEIENAKTCIHIQTYIFELDNTSLAILNALIKRAKEGLEVCLLMDAIGSFSLYRNSKPLQPLIQAGGQYAFFQPIFKSALNSQINLRNHRKIYLFDSQTLLTGGMNISSDYLTSDDNNQTNLQWKDLLLKITGPTALHHQNIFNEDWIYSTKQDLKKLNHQPIKNHINSNTNASIQVIPSGPDIEKDVLFEAMLQSIYVAKTSIDIVSPYFIPDNSLMNAFLVAIKRGVKVNLITPQKSDHLIFDLGRSSYMRELHENGGKIYLDQSAMLHAKLMVIDHECAIIGSANLDYRSMFINHEIVNFIYSEQIINQMKAWIEKLTHDARLYQSSSKKRHRLLENLTRIFAPIL
- the secB gene encoding protein-export chaperone SecB, producing the protein MSEAPEQAFVIQKIYTKDISFESPNTPELFATEFQPALAMDLNVESKHLEGDIYHVILRVTATTKVEDKTAFLCEVEQAGIFTLAGFNDAELSYMLGVQCPTALFPYARETVSDLVARGGFPQLLLEPVNFEAIYHQHMQQAQADAETNAEANTAANATQQ